A stretch of Prunus dulcis chromosome 6, ALMONDv2, whole genome shotgun sequence DNA encodes these proteins:
- the LOC117632031 gene encoding protein SKIP34, producing the protein MCYGQQRPFSRDNLTPTRVVRLPNDNAVVVADLRGRLAETEARLARARAREAELSRRLNEMKRFVSVMEILETYLKRRFREQQEYVSGLFSPSPLSSK; encoded by the coding sequence ATGTGTTACGGTCAGCAACGACCCTTCTCCAGAGACAACCTGACCCCTACGCGCGTCGTCCGATTGCCGAACGACAACGCGGTTGTGGTCGCAGATCTGCGCGGCCGCCTGGCTGAGACGGAAGCACGGCTGGCGAGAGCAAGGGCTCGGGAAGCAGAGCTCAGCCGCCGCCTCAATGAAATGAAACGATTCGTTTCGGTCATGGAGATCCTCGAAACCTATCTCAAACGTCGCTTCCGCGAGCAGCAAGAATATGTATCTGGcctcttctctccctctcccctGTCAAGTAAATAA